Sequence from the Colletotrichum higginsianum IMI 349063 chromosome 6, whole genome shotgun sequence genome:
tggaccgggggggggcCCACCGGTGTTCATCCACAGTCACACACGGGCGCACGTACGTTCTTGTCCACGTTTCGGATCCCATGCTTCAGGTCACGGGTATCTCAGGCTAGGACCCGTCGCTGTCGCAGAGCCCTGAAGGGTTTGGCTGGACTGCCAACTGGACTTGGACTCGGGCTCGTTCGTCGATGGGAAGGGTGGCCAAGGGGTTGCTAGGGAGCAATGCTGGATACATGACGTGCGGGTCAAGACAGGGAGAACGAGAGAAAGACTCGAGCGTGGCTCGCGAATGAGAGCAGGTGTGGGCCCGACAAGAAACGTGAACCGTGAATGGGAGAGATGCGACAGGGAGGCCTGAcacggaggcggcgctggcggtaCTTGTATCATCAGGGCTGGCGTTGGTTGTCGACCTGTTCTGTCTGGCTGTACTCTGTATGTTGTGGTTAGTTAGTAGTCGGCTGAGCCAGTCAGTTGAGAGACCTGTGTCGTCCCCGTCGCGACTGCCACCGGATCCATCCGTTTCAGTTGCGCTCGTATCTCGACCACTTCTTCTCGAACCAAGGACGAgaacgggggagggggcggagTCGGCAATCGTATTGTTTCTGGCGTGAGATGTCTGTATGTCTGCATGTCTGTGCCATCCGTCCTGCGCGGGTATGGGCCGACTATTTGCGCTCGTCGCAGTACCAGATTTGTTGGAGATTCGGGTTTCGGAACCTCTCTTCCCCCATCTGAGCTGCGACGGTGCTACGGCGCCAGCGGTCGAACAGACCGCGAATGGGGATTCGACCCGTGCCTGGCCGGAATTCGAAGCTTAACGGGAGGTCTGTTAAAGTCCAGGTTCCGCGACGATTTGGAAACATGGGAAGAAGGGCAATTGTGGGATTCTGTGGGAATCGATGCCCTTTTTGTTTCCTGTTGGGGGGTTGTCTGCTTGGACGGAGCTAAACAGACGAACAGGAAGATGGGCTCATCTCATCgcgtccccccctccttttttttaggagggggaagggggggaggggagaacGGTTACCAAACAAAAAGTCAATGGTGTTTGCCGGTTTTGGCAGGCGAAGGCCGCGTCAGGTTTCGTCCGCTCGTACTCTGTACCGGACGATGGACCAGGCTCGGGTTGTCAGGTTGGGATCGCACGAACTCTATTCTGCCCATAGACTGGAGTCACTGGACGAACAGCGATGGAGGCACATCAATGGCGATCCCGGCGGTGGTAGGTGCTACTACCGAGACGTCGTAGCAACCGAGCCGTAATATTAAGTGGTTGTGCAACGGCCGACCAAGTATTGTTCTCTGACTGGTCTCTTACCCCCATCGTAGGAATGATGAGCAGcaataaaaaaataaaaaaataaaaataccCCCAAGAAAAACAAGAAAAACAATAAGAAAGATAAACCAAACCCGCACATTGCAATCGTCGTACATTGTAACCACCAGCTCAGCGGGAGAGTGGGAGAGACATTGGGATCATGGGATGATGGTGCATGagatgctgatgctgatgttggcggcgtcCATCCCAATCCGGCATCTGGTCCTGATTGGATTGGCAGCTTcagggagggaaggggtAGGGAAAAATTGAAAATGGCGCGCAAATGTCCACAAGGCGCACACTACACTACCAGTAGCAATACTTGTAGTATGCAGTGTCCACTACTATGTACATGCTGTGTGCTGTGAATGTATGAATGAAGGTGACGGTGCATCGGCCTGGGCTGAGTTCCTGGGCAATCAACTTAAACACGCCTTCCCTGCGTTGGTGAGATGATGGGTATCCGTACACGACATCCATACTGACACACTGTATCCATATGGAGTGCTCAGTGTCAGTGTATACCTCATTGTGCCCCCGAGAGTGGGCGAAAGAGTGAGTACACAGTAACTAAGTGAGTAAGTGAGTGGGTGTGGAGGGCATGGGCGGAGACTGTTCAGTCCAGACCTTGGACCCCCGCCGGGCTTGGCCAGGGCCCGCAGGGGTGTCGGGGGAATCAAGGGATCCACAAGTGAGCTTTGCCATTTAGGGGCGGTGGCCAATCACAGATCGCACCGGCCCCGGCCCTCACGTTTCGCCAGCACCATGACCCCTGTACCCTCAATCTCGTGCCTGTGTCCCGCAGATTCGCTTCCTGCGCCTTTTCGCGCGGCCAGTTGTGGCCCTGGCGCCCTGGACCAACGGCCAGCAGCCTACCCAATTGCTgctctcctccgtctccacCGGGCGTTCGTTCGTCCTTGGTTCTGTCATTCTCGGTCCCTCATTCACTCACTTGCTCACTCTCTGGCTATCCCTCCCACTCCCCTTTCAGCTCACCCTCCGCCtaacgccgccgccgccgccataCGCCTGCGAGAAGCCAGCATCTCGGACCATACCAAAGCTGGACTCAACCCATTTCCTTCTCTTTTGCCGTTCATCCTGGcttcgcctcctcctcctccttcccccaTCCCGTTCATTCCCCTTCTCCTACCCCCGGTCAGCCCAAGCCCACCAACGGTGTCTTGCCTGCCTCTTTCTTCCATCTATTCGCTCacctttctttctttcaaCCGGCCTTTTCCCACGTTTCTCTTTCCTCCGTCCATCAACACCTCCAGGTTCTCTGTTTCCCCCCGCAGCCATAGAACCTGCCGTTCGACGACAAAAGAGATTCGAGTCCCGCCAACCCgtccgtcgccatcgtcgtcgtcgttcgaTTTGCGCCTGACAACTCATCAAATCGCCGTCCATGTCTTTCGCTTCGCTCGCCTAGTCGCCCTCCTTCTACCACCACAAATGCCGAGCTAGTCTCCCAGTCCACTCGTTACCCAACTACTCTCACTCTTCACTCGCCATTAACCCGGCCGTCTACAGggtcccctcccccgaaTTCCTTCGCCCGTCACCTCGTCCATTCCAGTCGAGACCGCGCCAGTACACCGGCCTTTCCGCGCATTCCTCGACGTGTGGTTTCGACAACACTGCGATTGTCTTATTGAGCCGACATTTCGTTTTCTTCATTCATTATATTTATTGACAttccctcgtcgacgccgcttCCGTGGCACCGACCATTGGTCCTCTCGATCCCGGCATCTAAACACCCCGCGAACTGATCGACACATTTACACTCGAAGGTCTCGCAACCAAGATCGGCATCGCTAGATCAGCGTTGTCAACTATTTTCTTCCATTCACCTATAGCCAGACCGTCATCCGTCATGGCTCACTTTGACCCCAACTTCCACCTTCGCTCGCTTGAGGAGCTGCACGCTGGTATGTCAGCCAAACATAGTGCTTGCCTTGCCTCAATTCCTTCCTTACTGACACGACAACCATAGTCATCCTCCCTCGACAGAACGGCTGCCTCAAGTGCGAGGACAAGGCGCCGACATGCCCCAGCAACTGCAAATCCGACGAATTTTGCTCCTTCACCATTCCGACCTGTAACACCTGTGCCCAGGCTATCTGTGTCAAGGACGACAGCAGTTCATCTACATCATCAAGTAGTAAGCCGAACAcgggcgccatcgtcggaGGCGTTATTGGTGGTCTAATtgtcatcgccatcgccacctACCTCGTGTGGAGGTTCTTCATCAAGACCAAGAGACAGTCCATCATCCAGGAATCCTACATTGAAGAGTCCAACGAGAAGACCATCAATGAGAAGTCCGCCGGCGAGCCACGACAGACCAACCGCGATTCGACACACACGGTACACTCGATCGCCTCGACGGTGCTTACCCGTGCCTCCAACATCATTCAGATTGCCTACATCCCCGGCGTTACGAACCGTGCCACGCCTACGTCTCCGACGCTCCTCGTCCCTCCCGTGCCCCCTATCCCGATGCACGCCTCCAACTCCGCTGCCAGCAGCCCCTCGCCCTACGAGGAGCCGCATTTCTTCGTCCCCGGCGAGCTTCGCGACTCCACCTACTCGGGCATCTCCGGCTACTCCGATCGTACATCTGTCGCAAGAACCTCGTATGCCCCTCGCTCTAGCATCGCACCCAGCATTGCGTCTACCATCTACGGCAAGAACGCCGTTGTTGTCGCTCCTGCCCAGACCGGTATGCGTGCCAAGGCTGCCGTAGTCAGTGTCAAGTCCATGGGCGTCGGCACGACCGGCAGCAACACCCCTCCCGTTCCCAGCGTCGACTACGAGAAGTACGCCGCCCCTAGCCGTCCCAAGAGCCGCGACAGCACGTTCAGCGTTGGATCAACCTTTCTCAACAACGCCAACACGGCGACCGCCGCCCCCGTTCAGAGAGTGCAGGTTGTCCGCGTTGGCAGTGGCAATGGGCCGAAGCAAGTCAGCGTTGGATCCTCCAAGGCGTCATCAACAACAGACGAAGCCTCAGTGCCCGGCACTCCCCCACCGCCTAGCAGCTCTACCGCCACTCGTGACTCGGCCGCCGTTACCGTCATCGAAGAAAGCCCGGCGGTAGACCAAGGCCCCTTCTCTGATCCTCCCGAGCCCAAGCCCGCCGCTATCCGCAGCACCCACAGCTTGAGCGCGGTGATTGAAGAGGCCACAAGACGAGCCGCTGCAGGGCCCGACAGGCGTTCTCAAAGGACAAGCTCATACGAGCGGGGACGCAGTCCTTTTGGCGACGAACACGCCACGAAGGACTAAACATaccgaagaagccgacaACAAAACACAACCCCTACCAAAACACTATATGATGGGCGTAGGCCCTGATGACGATTTACTCACTACCATTTACTAGCCTATATATCAGGGATGACCTCCCATGTTTCTTTCTCGTATCTATTTTTTCCCACTAGACGACCCGGTTGGAATAGGCCTACGGGGCCAGACCGAGGGACGACTTTGGATGGACAGGACTCTTTATGGACAGGCACTGGCGTCGTGGATGTTCTACTGTTTACTTTGCTTGAAGGATTATGGAATGATGCGTAGAGGTGTACGTCAGCCATTCACGCCTTTACCGATGTGTCTATTGAACAGAGATGTGATTCTCCATCCACACCCCGTCTGAGCCTGTGCCCGTGAATCCACTCTTGGTGATTATGATATTCAGCCTCCACTGCCCATCGTTATTCGATAATggctggaggagctgatTCATCGCTCAAGGTACTCTGTATTCCCAAGGGTAGTTCGTTGGGACTTCCGCTGCTGGCGAATCGTGTAAGTCAACGGTTACGGAAAAGACGCAGGGCACGTGGCATTTGCACATCTGATCTGCCCTGGCCAAGCGACGTGCCTCCGGTCTCCCGAAATCCGGATGAGACCGCTCGTTGTGACAAGTTCATCCGATACTCTCGACAGCCATCAGAGTCGGATTGTGTCCTCGGAGAGTTTGTGGGTTCCGTCGCTATGATTACACCACCGCCCCTTGGACTTGGCCCCTCGGCTCTTTGTAGCTATTTTCTGACGAACACTCAAGAGATGGGGGGTGGGAACACGATGAGAATCACTCACAACTCCCTCCCTCTCAGTGTGCTATCGGGTGCTTCGCTTCATCAGGAAGGATGATGATACTCATAGTGCGTGCCATGTTTTTTGCTCCAAGTCGCTACTTCTTCAACCATGatccctcttccccttctctcgTTGCCTCCACTCACACACCAAAAGATGGACTCATGCCGCGGCGGGCAAGAAACCAATGCCCAAGAAGCAAAAAGTACTTCCGAAACCGAGAATCGAACTCGGGGCTATGCCTTGCCGTTTCACAGTGGAATACTGCGAATTGAGAGGGCATCATGTTGGCCACTACACCATATCGGATAATGTTGAAGATAGTTCCGAAACCGAGAATCGAACTCGGGGCTATGCCTTTCCATTGCACAGTTCAGAACTGTGAGTTGAGAGGGCATCATGTTGGCCACTACACCATATCGGATGTTGTTGTGGGCGAAATGAAATTTTCATATTATGACTGTTGCCCCGTCTACGCACCACCCGGTTTCCACACTGAATAAGTGGGGGCTATCCGTCATCAACAGGGCGTGTGTATTTACCAATCTGGTTGCTCAAGTGACTCGGCCTGCCTGCTTTCTCACCTCTGGGAACCGCGGTGACAATGCCCGTAAATCGGTCCTCTTTCGCGTAGGCGCCGCAGGAGTTTGGTGAGATGGGACGACGATTGAGTTGGGCGGCTGGCCGGGTAAGTGTACCGTCCcactctctttctcttggCTGGGGAGCCGGCCCcgcccggcggcgccaccgccCGGTCTCATCACTGCCTCTATCGAAGTATCGCCGCAATCGAATCTCACTATCGCGTTGCAGCAATCTACGTGGTCGCGCTGCACCAGGAAGCCTGCCTGACACTATGATGTGCTGGCAGGGTGCGCCACCATGGCAGGTCCAAGATTGTTGTCGGGGCACGGTGACGCAGTATGAACTCTTGCGCAGTGCGGGCTCTGTCCCAAGCAAGCTCTGGTCTCTAGTCGTGGCGCTACACCACCTTAGGTAGGGACCAAGGGAAAGTGGGTTCTGGTTGGTACTGGTTGGCGGAAAGACGGACATTCGGGCCCGAGAGTCCGTCCCGAGAAAGTGGGGACAGGACAGACGGAGTCTCGTCCGAGTGTCAGCTCCCACCGTATCTCTCGTGTAACACGTCAGCAGCACATCGAGTTTTTAGCTCTGCCCGCCTTCCGAGACCGGTTGTGCTGGGGTAAGTTCGGAGACGAACTCGACACTACCAAGGTCAATTCCATAGATGATGAACACCAGCCAAGTGACGATGCAATAGAGACTGCTGCATTCCCACATGCGCAGGCAACCATCGTTGTGTTTCCCAGCTCATAACTAACTCTCTTCCTTGGTCACGATGTTTGGGATCGAGAAAACCCCGAATCATCCTTGTCGATcgtcacacacacacggcAGCATGCCGACATGCCAGATGCTGGGCAGCATAAGCTTCTTCGCGATATTACGTGCAGAGACGTCGAGGTCAACAATGGTTCACAATGGGGACGGCCGATGCGAGACAGATCACAACAATCCCAGGAGACTGCAAGTGGCACATCCTAGGTGGGTCGGCTTTGGTCTTTCTGTATGTAAGCCTGTGAGGTACGAGTAAGGTTGGATTGACTATACATCTCAGCCGATGTGTGAGAACCGTCCACAGGGCCAAACATGTTGATAACGTGCGCAGCCATCTCATCCCCACGTCATCCGATGTTATCAATGGATGCGTCAGCATGTCGGAAATTTTCAGTCACTTTGAATGGCAGCAGTGAAGAGATCCGACGAGCCCGTGTTACCTATTGTTTATTTATCATTTACAGTTTAGGATGGCTCTCACTCGGGCTCATATACGTCAACCCATCTGCCCCAGAGTTTCCAACCAGTGACATAACACTACTGCGCCTAGTGTAGGCATGTCCATCTTCTGATGATTTGGAATAGCATCATGATCATGACCAGATGGCCAAAACTAGGCCCACTGACATATAGGAGACATAGACATGAACATTTAGCGCTAAGATACTGAGGGCAGCAATAGCCTTGCACCGTCCAAGATAGTGAAATGTGGAAAACAGTGAGAGAGCGCATCCCGCAGGCCCCGAACGCGTCGGCCTGTACCGCTGCGACAGACACGGCATTTGAAGTCTCCACTCCCTAGCAACCTCTCAAGTCCCGGGGTCAGCTTGCAACCTCCGTCACGGACAAAACTCTGGATGCCCGAGTCCGTTCTTGGCGAAGAGGTAAGTTTTCCGGTACCAACGCCCAACAGATTCTCCGAACCATTGCTATATAGACTCCTCTCTCCTTTTAACCATGTGCTCTCTATATCTACTTATATGTCAATGCGTGGCTGGCTCTTACTGGGTCTTCATAATCTCAATCAGATCACTTGTTTCGTTCCATCGTTCCAGTCACACTTCCATCGCCCTTTCAATTCCTTTCCTCCCATAAGCGGCTCCCTCGCGCCATCTGCATGCCATGCAGTCCGACAATGTCACAGAGAAGGAGCACCCCGGCTCAACCTACGAGGACCGGGTCAGATCCTCCAACTCGGTAGAGTCGGACTCCACAGCCGTGGtcaacaacaaaaacaaccaACTCTCCGACCAAGGAGACGTCGAAATCGAGCGGGAGGCCCGTATGAATGATGAGATCCTCCGGTTGGCCCGTCGCTACACCACCCAGTCTCTTCATCAGGGCTCTCTCTTTCCCGTCACTGCGGGAGGCACTCTCGATCCCCACAGCGCCGACTTCAACGCGAAGAAATGGGCAAAGGCCTTTTACAACCTCCGcaacgacatcgccgacggGACCCCTCCTCGAACGGCCGGCATCGCCTTCCGAAACCTCAACGTTTACGGGTTCGGAACGTCCACCGACTACCAAAAGAGTGTCGGGAACGTGTTCCTCGAGGCAGCCAGCTCCTTCAGCAGGCGAATCCTGGGCCAGCAGAAGCAACAGCGCATCGATATCCTTCATGGACTTGAAGGTGTTGTACGGAGCGGCGAAATGCTGTGCGTTCTGGGCCCCCCAGGCTCCGGCTGCTCGACTCTGCTGCGGACTATTGCAGGAGATACCCATGGTTTCCATGTTAGCGACGACTCTCTCATCAACTATCAGGGCATCCACCCGAAGCAGATGAGTACGGCCTTCCGGGGTGAGGCCATCTATaccgccgaggtcgatgcGCACTTTCCACACCTCACGGTTGGTGATACGCTCTATTTCGCGGCGCGCGCGCGATGCCCAAAAGCCATCCCTGACGGTGTATCGCGTCGCGAGTATGCGGAGCATCTCCGAGACGTCACCATGGCCATGTTTGGCATTTCTCACACCAAGAATACCAGAGTTGGTGATGATTTTGTCCGCGGCGTCAGTGGAGGTGAGCGAAAGCGGGTGACGATTTCCGAGGCCGCTCTGAGTTACTCCCCGTTGCAATGCTGGGACAACAGTACACGCGGCCTCGATAGTGCCACTGCCCTGGAGTTTTGCCGTACCCTGCGCACGCAGGCAGATATTCTGGGCACAACGGCGTGTGTCGCCATTTACCAAGCATCACAGGACGCGTACGATGTGAGCATTCCCCATCCGGCACACTAGCGAAGATTCGATGCCAGAGTCTAA
This genomic interval carries:
- a CDS encoding Opy2 protein, whose translation is MAHFDPNFHLRSLEELHAVILPRQNGCLKCEDKAPTCPSNCKSDEFCSFTIPTCNTCAQAICVKDDSSSSTSSSSKPNTGAIVGGVIGGLIVIAIATYLVWRFFIKTKRQSIIQESYIEESNEKTINEKSAGEPRQTNRDSTHTVHSIASTVLTRASNIIQIAYIPGVTNRATPTSPTLLVPPVPPIPMHASNSAASSPSPYEEPHFFVPGELRDSTYSGISGYSDRTSVARTSYAPRSSIAPSIASTIYGKNAVVVAPAQTGMRAKAAVVSVKSMGVGTTGSNTPPVPSVDYEKYAAPSRPKSRDSTFSVGSTFLNNANTATAAPVQRVQVVRVGSGNGPKQVSVGSSKASSTTDEASVPGTPPPPSSSTATRDSAAVTVIEESPAVDQGPFSDPPEPKPAAIRSTHSLSAVIEEATRRAAAGPDRRSQRTSSYERGRSPFGDEHATKD